In Solanum lycopersicum chromosome 5, SLM_r2.1, the following are encoded in one genomic region:
- the LOC101251983 gene encoding uncharacterized protein yields MVNLTKVEFTALQSSGRNYLSWVLDAEIHLDAMGLGDTIKEENKASNQNCARAMIFLCHHLDEILKIEYLTVKDPLVLWKNLKERFDHLKMVIRPKARYDWMHLRLQDFKSIHEYNSAMFRITSQLKLCGETVSEIDIDGKDILHFSCLECALAATISRERFQKAWKGRNPNRGHGRDRGRGRGRDRGRGRGHDYGPERNFIPGINHSSNKKEKRKDEKREASRKIFNKY; encoded by the exons atggtcAATCTTACAAAAGTAGAGTTCACTGCCCTTCAAAGTTCGGGCAGGAACTACCTCTCATGGGTGTTGGATGCTGAAATCCACCTTGATGCAATGGGTCTTGGAGAcaccataaaagaagaaaataaggcaTCAAATCAAAACTGTGCACGAGCAATGATATTCTTGTGTCATCATCTTGACGAGATTCTGAAAATCGAATATCTGACAGTTAAGGATCCACTTGTTTTGTGGAAAAACCTAAAAGAAAGATTTGACCACTTGAAGATGGTCATACGTCCAAAGGCACGATATGATTGGATGCATctaaggctacaagactttaagtCTATACATGAGTATAATTCTGCCATGTTCAGAATCACTTCTCAATTGAAATTATGTGGAGAAACGGTTAGTGAGATTGATATTGACGGGAAAGACATTCTCCACTTTTCATGCCTCGAATGTGCTCTTGCAGCAACAATATCGAGAGAAAGGTTTCAAAAA GCGTGGAAAGGTCGCAATCCTAATCGTGGACATGGACGTGATCGTGGACGTGGTCGTGGACGTGATCGTGGACGTGGTCGTGGTCATGATTATGGTCCAGAACGTAATTTTATTCCTGGCATtaatcattcatcaaataaaaaggaaaaaagaaaggatgagAAACGTGAAGCATCTaggaaaatatttaataaatattaa